A single Hylaeus volcanicus isolate JK05 unplaced genomic scaffold, UHH_iyHylVolc1.0_haploid 12221, whole genome shotgun sequence DNA region contains:
- the LOC128883301 gene encoding SUMO-activating enzyme subunit 2-like isoform X1: MGWPKKESISSISFEESLGLCFSKEKLNIIQNANLLVVGAGGIGCELLKNLIFSGFTQFDIIDLDTVDATNLNRQLLFNKSNVGESKAYAARDTLLKLCPKIKITSYYKNIKDSCFDVAFFNKYDIILNALDNNEARIYVNRICISLDIPLVDAGSSGYNGQVTPVIKNTTKCYECNPMPRQKTFPICTIRSTPHKAEHCIAWSKYFYELLFGEVKQDNLLLDIESDFWKDDNSENNASQKNVMEICYNTFQKIFDLDIRQHTHFIQPINSKILRPISTVNIFSADFELKSTYNFMTQSKEESNSQIPWSLDKCVYYFVESFCKSLLQRRQRKAFLVFNKDDPVCLNFITAASNLRMYNFNIPLMSCWEIKSIANAIIPAIASANAIVSALQASQAMNILWLKFASIKLSKKTSNFDLEKLNQHNIKHIWIKQFSIGPFLLLPDALEPPKSNCYVCQLKKLFIFLHDLQAWTLRHFLSILIQKELRYDKPIVQFKEKQICIYEPDIELDDSEFSKKIDLSLPSWGIVNGTRLYVADLLSIHMQLELEILEDSFIYSQLSNDEEFRSVSAPNSILPLQKLYRVESCQTHEKECVVDKRSRNALNFPINSHRCPPKKLCTQLVSSNNFSVEKN; the protein is encoded by the exons ATGGGTTGGccgaaaaaagaaagtatcagTAGTATATCCTTTGAGGAGTCGCTAGG GttatgtttttcaaaagaaaaactaaatataatacaaaacgCAAACCTGCTTGTAGTTGGCGCCGGAGGCATTGGATGtgaactattaaaaaatttaatcttttcagGATTCACTCAATTTGACATTATTGATTTGGATACTGTGGATGCAACAAATCTTAATAGACAATTGCTTTTTAACAAATCAAATGTTGGGGAAAGTAAAGCTTATGCAGCGCGCGATACTC TTCTTAAACTAtgtccaaaaataaaaattacatcgtattataagaatattaaagaTTCTTGTTTCG ATGTagctttttttaataaatatgatatcATTTTAAACGCTTTAGATAACAATGAAGCTCGTATATACGTTAACCGGATTTGCATTTCTCTAG ATATACCCCTTGTTGATGCGGGATCTTCGGGTTATAATGGTCAAGTAACACCCGTcataaaaaatacaacaaagtGTTATGAGTGTAATCCCATGCCTCGACAAAAAACATTTCCTATTTGTACCATTCGTTCAACACCTCATAAAGCT GAGCATTGTATCGCATGGTCTAAATACTTTTATGAACTTCTTTTTGGTGAAGTTAAACAAGACAACCTTTTATTGGACATCGAGTCTGATTTCTGGAAGGATgataattctgaaaataatgCCTCGCAAAAAAATGTTATGGAAATATGCTATAACacttttcagaaaatatttgatttagaCATAAGGCAACATACACACTTTATCCAACCAATCAATAGTAAAATTTTAAG accaATTTCgactgtaaacattttttcagctgattttgaattgaaatcAACGTACAACTTTATGACACAATCTAAAGAGGAAAGCAACAGTCAGATTCCTTGGTCCTTAGATAAATGTGTTTACTATTTTGTTGAGTCCTTTTGTAAATCCCTTCTTCAACG GCGTCAACGGAAAGcctttttagtttttaataaagatgATCCGGTTtgtcttaattttattactgcGGCGTCCAATTTACGaatgtataatttcaatattccacTTATG AGCTGTTGGGAAATAAAATCAATCGCTAATGCTATAATCCCAGCGATTGCTTCAGCTAATGCTATTGTTTCCGCTTTACAAGCTTCGCAAGCTATGAATATTTTGTGGCTTAAGTTTGCCTCCATTAAGCTTTCTAAAAAAACATCTAATtttgatttagaaaaattaaatcaacataatataaaacat ATTTggattaaacaattttccatAGGACCGTTTCTTCTTCTACCTGATGCATTAGAGCCTCCTAAATCAAATTGTTACGTTTGCCAactaaaaaagttatttatttttcttcatgaTCTTCAG gCTTGGACATTAAgacattttttatctattttaattcaaaaggAATTACGCTACGATAAAccaattgttcaatttaaagaaaaacaaatttgtatttatgaaCCAGATATTGAACTAGACGATTCAG aattttcaaaaaaaatagatttgtCATTACCGTCTTGGGGTATTGTGAATGGTACGCGTTTATACGTCGCGGATCTTTTGTCGATTCACATGCAACTTGAATTGGAAATACTAGaagattcttttatttattctcaaCTTTCAAATGATGAAGAGTTTAGAAGTGTTTCCGCTCCGAATTCTATTTTACCGCTGcaaaaattatatcgtgttgAATCTTGTCAGACGCATGAGAAAGAATGTGTCGTTGACAAAAGATCGCGTaacgctttaaattttccTATCAATAGTCATAGATGCCCTCCAAAAAAACTTTGTACCCAACTCGTTTCTTCGAACAACTTCTCagtcgaaaaaaattaa
- the LOC128883301 gene encoding SUMO-activating enzyme subunit 2-like isoform X2 has product MGWPKKESISSISFEESLGLCFSKEKLNIIQNANLLVVGAGGIGCELLKNLIFSGFTQFDIIDLDTVDATNLNRQLLFNKSNVGESKAYAARDTLLKLCPKIKITSYYKNIKDSCFDVAFFNKYDIILNALDNNEARIYVNRICISLDIPLVDAGSSGYNGQVTPVIKNTTKCYECNPMPRQKTFPICTIRSTPHKAEHCIAWSKYFYELLFGEVKQDNLLLDIESDFWKDDNSENNASQKNVMEICYNTFQKIFDLDIRQHTHFIQPINSKILRPISTVNIFSADFELKSTYNFMTQSKEESNSQIPWSLDKCVYYFVESFCKSLLQRRQRKAFLVFNKDDPVCLNFITAASNLRMYNFNIPLMSCWEIKSIANAIIPAIASANAIVSALQASQAMNILWLKFASIKLSKKTSNFDLEKLNQHNIKHIWIKQFSIGPFLLLPDALEPPKSNCYVCQLKKLFIFLHDLQAWTLRHFLSILIQKELRYDKPIVQFKEKQICIYEPDIELDDSEMLHVYGVGRIFKKNRFVITVLGYCEWYAFIRRGSFVDSHAT; this is encoded by the exons ATGGGTTGGccgaaaaaagaaagtatcagTAGTATATCCTTTGAGGAGTCGCTAGG GttatgtttttcaaaagaaaaactaaatataatacaaaacgCAAACCTGCTTGTAGTTGGCGCCGGAGGCATTGGATGtgaactattaaaaaatttaatcttttcagGATTCACTCAATTTGACATTATTGATTTGGATACTGTGGATGCAACAAATCTTAATAGACAATTGCTTTTTAACAAATCAAATGTTGGGGAAAGTAAAGCTTATGCAGCGCGCGATACTC TTCTTAAACTAtgtccaaaaataaaaattacatcgtattataagaatattaaagaTTCTTGTTTCG ATGTagctttttttaataaatatgatatcATTTTAAACGCTTTAGATAACAATGAAGCTCGTATATACGTTAACCGGATTTGCATTTCTCTAG ATATACCCCTTGTTGATGCGGGATCTTCGGGTTATAATGGTCAAGTAACACCCGTcataaaaaatacaacaaagtGTTATGAGTGTAATCCCATGCCTCGACAAAAAACATTTCCTATTTGTACCATTCGTTCAACACCTCATAAAGCT GAGCATTGTATCGCATGGTCTAAATACTTTTATGAACTTCTTTTTGGTGAAGTTAAACAAGACAACCTTTTATTGGACATCGAGTCTGATTTCTGGAAGGATgataattctgaaaataatgCCTCGCAAAAAAATGTTATGGAAATATGCTATAACacttttcagaaaatatttgatttagaCATAAGGCAACATACACACTTTATCCAACCAATCAATAGTAAAATTTTAAG accaATTTCgactgtaaacattttttcagctgattttgaattgaaatcAACGTACAACTTTATGACACAATCTAAAGAGGAAAGCAACAGTCAGATTCCTTGGTCCTTAGATAAATGTGTTTACTATTTTGTTGAGTCCTTTTGTAAATCCCTTCTTCAACG GCGTCAACGGAAAGcctttttagtttttaataaagatgATCCGGTTtgtcttaattttattactgcGGCGTCCAATTTACGaatgtataatttcaatattccacTTATG AGCTGTTGGGAAATAAAATCAATCGCTAATGCTATAATCCCAGCGATTGCTTCAGCTAATGCTATTGTTTCCGCTTTACAAGCTTCGCAAGCTATGAATATTTTGTGGCTTAAGTTTGCCTCCATTAAGCTTTCTAAAAAAACATCTAATtttgatttagaaaaattaaatcaacataatataaaacat ATTTggattaaacaattttccatAGGACCGTTTCTTCTTCTACCTGATGCATTAGAGCCTCCTAAATCAAATTGTTACGTTTGCCAactaaaaaagttatttatttttcttcatgaTCTTCAG gCTTGGACATTAAgacattttttatctattttaattcaaaaggAATTACGCTACGATAAAccaattgttcaatttaaagaaaaacaaatttgtatttatgaaCCAGATATTGAACTAGACGATTCAG aaatgttGCACGTTTATGGGGTTggtagaattttcaaaaaaaatagatttgtCATTACCGTCTTGGGGTATTGTGAATGGTACGCGTTTATACGTCGCGGATCTTTTGTCGATTCACATGCAACTTGA
- the LOC128883303 gene encoding tubulin beta chain: MREIIHVQGGQCGNQIGAKFWEVISDEHGIDPSGTYKGESDLQIERINVFYNEATGGRYVPRAILMDLEPGTMDSVRAGQFGQLFRPDNFVFGQSGAGNNWAKGHYTEGAELMDSVMDVVRKEAEGCDCLQGFQITHSLGGGTGSGMGTLMISKIREEYPDRIMETFSVFPSPKVSDTVVEPYNATLSVHQLVENADEVQVIDNEALYDICFHTLKLATPTYGDLNHLVSATMSGVTCCLRFPGQLNSDLRKLAVNLIPFPRLHFFMIGFAPLTSRGSQMYRSLSVSELTQQMFSPRNMMCAADPRHGRYLTASAMFRGRMSTKEVDEQMLSVQNKQASYFVEWIPNNIKSSVCDIPPKGLKMSVTFVGNSTAIQDMFKRVSEQFTLMFRRKAFLHWYIGEGMDELEFTEAESNMNDLVAEYQQYQEATGDDEGYYDEADELEG, from the coding sequence ATGAGAGAAATTATTCACGTTCAAGGTGGTCAATGTGGAAATCAAATAGGTGCAAAGTTTTGGGAAGTTATTTCTGACGAACATGGTATAGATCCATCTGGCACTTATAAAGGGGAATCCGATCTTCAAATTGAGcgtattaatgtattttacaatGAAGCAACAGGCGGTCGTTATGTTCCTAGAGCAATACTTATGGATCTAGAACCAGGAACAATGGATTCAGTTCGCGCAGGACAATTTGGACAATTATTTCGCCcagataattttgtttttgggCAATCTGGCGCTGGTAACAATTGGGCTAAAGGGCATTATACTGAAGGAGCTGAACTTATGGATTCTGTTATGGACGTAGTAAGGAAAGAAGCAGAGGGCTGCGATTGTTTACAGGGTTTTCAAATCACTCATTCCTTGGGAGGTGGTACTGGTAGTGGTATGGGAACACTTATGATCAGTAAGATTCGAGAAGAATATCCAGATCGCATTATGGAAACATTTTCGGTGTTTCCTTCTCCAAAAGTATCTGATACTGTTGTCGAACCTTATAATGCAACACTTTCCGTACATCAACTTGTTGAAAATGCTGACGAAGTTCAAGTGATTGACAATGAAGCTCTCTATGACATTTGCTTTCATACATTAAAACTTGCAACACCAACTTATGGAGATTTAAATCATCTTGTTTCAGCAACAATGTCAGGTGTCACATGTTGTTTACGTTTTCCTGGTCAACTCAATAGTGATTTGCGTAAACTGGCCGTTAATCTTATACCTTTTCCTCGTCTTCATTTCTTTATGATTGGCTTTGCACCTCTTACTTCACGAGGATCCCAAATGTATCGGTCACTTAGTGTATCTGAACTCACTCAACAAATGTTTTCTCCTCGTAATATGATGTGTGCTGCGGATCCACGCCACGGTCGTTATTTAACAGCCTCAGCTATGTTCCGTGGTCGTATGTCGACTAAAGAAGTAGATGAGCAAATGTTAAGTGTTCAAAATAAACAAGCCTCCTATTTTGTTGAATGGATTCCTAATAATATCAAATCGTCTGTATGCGATATTCCACCaaaaggattaaaaatgtctgtTACATTTGTTGGTAATTCCACGGCTATTCAGGATATGTTTAAACGAGTGTCTGAGCAATTCACATTAATGTTTCGTCGTAAAGCTTTTCTTCATTGGTATATTGGTGAAGGAATGGATGAACTTGAGTTTACTGAAGCAGAGTCGAATATGAATGATCTTGTTGCTGAATATCAGCAATATCAAGAAGCAACTGGAGATGATGAGGGTTATTATGATGAAGCAGATGAATTAGAaggataa
- the LOC128883305 gene encoding uncharacterized protein LOC128883305 codes for MPRFCDSKKNKGFAFVECSCASHVQQGIDMLHGKPARTLYTTENGIMCTLTPRNSRPLFCCSHSEWFTLKSKRKNVNSLGYFRENKTKALLSEKHESFHWVAIEPIEYSVSPLELMQFIQHSVVPLEVYFPPHSMKALVKLSSEQDAHYLCFDILICRRSLGGSYGTTARITNNPLESSEWDA; via the exons ATGCCTAGATTTTGCgattcaaaaaaaaacaa aggGTTTGCCTTTGTAGAGTGTTCGTGTGCCTCACATGTTCAACAAGGAATTGACATGCTACATGGAAAACCGGCTCGAACACTTTATACTACAGAGAACGGAATCATGTGTACACTGACACCACGAAACTCACGTCCTCTCTTTTGTTGTTCACATTcaga ATGGTTTACGCTAAAGTCCAAAAGGAAGAATGTTAATAGTCTAGGATATTTTCgggaaaacaaaacaaaagcaTTACTTTCAGAAAAACATGAATCTTTTCATTGGGTggctattgaaccgattgaaTATTCAGTATCTCCATTAGAACTAATGCAATTTATTCAGCACAGCG TAGTACCTCTTGAAGTTTACTTTCCTCCTCATTCAATGAAAGCCTTGGTTAAATTATCTAGCGAACAAGATGCCCATTACCTGTGTTTTGATATTCTTATTTGTAGAAGAAGTCTTg GTGGCTCCTACGGAACTACTgctcgaataactaataaccCTTTGGAATCAAGCGAGTGGGATGCATAA